A single region of the Solwaraspora sp. WMMD791 genome encodes:
- a CDS encoding YkvA family protein produces the protein MARTLKRAAAFAALGRALTAGTRSGPSLGRRLAAVPRMIRATMRGDYDGGLRLALMTAAVAYVASPVDLVPEAFLMLLGIVDDALVVTWLAGSVLAETERFLDWETRRESVVPGQVVG, from the coding sequence ATGGCCAGGACACTCAAGCGGGCGGCGGCGTTCGCGGCGCTCGGCCGGGCGCTGACGGCGGGGACCCGTTCCGGACCGTCGCTGGGGCGTCGGCTGGCGGCGGTGCCGCGGATGATCCGGGCCACGATGCGTGGCGACTACGACGGTGGCCTGCGGCTGGCGTTGATGACGGCTGCGGTGGCGTACGTCGCCTCCCCGGTCGACCTGGTGCCGGAGGCGTTCCTGATGCTGCTCGGCATCGTCGACGACGCCCTGGTGGTCACCTGGCTGGCGGGCAGCGTGCTCGCCGAGACCGAGCGCTTCCTGGACTGGGAGACGCGTCGCGAGTCGGTGGTGCCCGGTCAGGTCGTAGGCTGA
- a CDS encoding SGNH/GDSL hydrolase family protein, with protein sequence MGTVDAGTHPTGRTWAVRAARLAAFGAGTAAAAAVVAAGTLYGQARQARRIIPLAEAPPPRGDGLYGARLPGPPLTLAVLGDSSAAGYGVHRPRETLGALLATGISRRLRRPVRLHRLAVVGARSSGLVPQVEAALEIRPDLAVILIGGNDVTHRTPLEVAVGHLVDAVRQLRAVGAQVVVGTCPDLGAIEPIKPPLRWLARRWSRQLAAAQTVAVVEAGGWTVSLGDLLGPRFAAEPTRLFSWDRFHPSAEGYAMAAAVLLPAALGALGASTASRTGVAGREKVRTLPQAAHEAARHAGTEVRGTQVGGRERGPDGRWARLRRRPRLPGRSWQNAALSWLFGPPGTDRDADHRRSAVSSGQHLGLSPAGPES encoded by the coding sequence ATGGGCACGGTTGACGCGGGGACACACCCGACCGGCCGGACGTGGGCGGTCCGTGCGGCCCGGCTCGCCGCGTTCGGGGCCGGCACCGCCGCCGCCGCCGCGGTGGTCGCCGCCGGCACCCTCTACGGTCAGGCCAGGCAGGCCCGGCGGATCATCCCGCTGGCGGAGGCACCCCCACCGCGCGGCGACGGGCTGTACGGTGCCCGGCTGCCCGGTCCACCACTGACCCTGGCGGTGCTGGGTGACTCGTCGGCGGCCGGCTACGGCGTGCACCGTCCCCGCGAGACCCTCGGCGCGCTGCTGGCCACCGGGATCTCGCGCCGGCTGCGACGGCCCGTACGGCTGCACCGGCTCGCGGTGGTCGGGGCCCGCTCGTCCGGTCTCGTCCCGCAGGTCGAGGCCGCCCTCGAGATCCGTCCCGACCTGGCCGTCATCCTGATCGGCGGCAACGACGTCACACACCGGACCCCGCTGGAGGTCGCCGTCGGGCACCTGGTCGACGCGGTACGCCAACTGCGCGCCGTCGGCGCGCAGGTCGTCGTCGGCACCTGCCCGGACCTGGGCGCGATCGAGCCGATCAAGCCCCCGCTGCGGTGGCTGGCCCGCCGCTGGAGCCGACAACTCGCCGCCGCGCAGACCGTAGCGGTGGTCGAGGCCGGCGGCTGGACGGTCTCCCTCGGCGACCTGCTCGGCCCACGGTTCGCCGCCGAGCCGACCCGGCTGTTCTCCTGGGACCGGTTCCACCCGTCCGCCGAGGGGTACGCGATGGCGGCCGCCGTACTGCTGCCGGCCGCGCTCGGCGCGCTCGGCGCCAGCACCGCGTCGCGGACCGGCGTCGCCGGTCGCGAGAAGGTCCGGACCCTGCCGCAGGCCGCCCACGAGGCGGCGCGTCACGCGGGCACCGAGGTACGCGGCACCCAGGTGGGCGGGCGCGAGCGCGGGCCGGACGGACGGTGGGCCCGGCTGCGCCGTCGCCCCCGGCTGCCCGGCCGCTCCTGGCAGAACGCAGCGCTGAGCTGGTTGTTCGGTCCGCCGGGGACGGATCGGGACGCCGACCACCGCCGATCGGCCGTATCCTCCGGTCAGCACCTGGGGCTGTCCCCAGCGGGTCCGGAAAGCTGA
- a CDS encoding SGNH/GDSL hydrolase family protein, which produces MTTRSLAVRVGQVTAAAVVAGTVGSAALLVSEALLARNRRYAQPELGLAVRAALGPAGGEPLRLVLLGDSVTLGVGVSRVADTVGGQLARLLTQHDGDPAAGERRVLLSSVGVAGSRSSDLSTQVARALLGQRPDVAVILIGINDATSLRRPGESAVHLAAAVRRLRGAGSEVVVGTCPDLGAARAIAPPLRQVAGLLGRRTARAQARAARDAGARVVDLANETGAVFRADPGTYCHDGYHPSADGYRIWAHALLPAVRGAATSASHS; this is translated from the coding sequence GTGACCACGAGGAGTCTCGCCGTACGGGTCGGTCAGGTCACCGCAGCGGCGGTCGTCGCCGGTACCGTCGGCAGCGCCGCGCTACTGGTCAGCGAGGCGCTACTGGCCCGCAACCGCCGGTACGCCCAGCCCGAGCTGGGACTGGCCGTACGGGCCGCCCTCGGGCCGGCCGGCGGGGAGCCACTGCGGCTCGTGCTGCTGGGCGACTCGGTGACCCTCGGGGTCGGGGTGAGCCGGGTCGCCGACACCGTCGGCGGACAACTGGCCCGGCTGCTGACCCAGCACGACGGCGACCCGGCTGCCGGCGAGCGCCGGGTGCTGCTGTCCAGTGTCGGGGTGGCCGGGTCCCGGTCCAGTGACCTCTCCACCCAGGTCGCCCGCGCCCTGCTGGGGCAACGGCCGGACGTCGCGGTGATCCTGATCGGGATCAACGACGCGACCTCCCTGCGTCGGCCGGGCGAGTCCGCCGTGCACCTCGCCGCCGCGGTACGCCGGCTACGCGGGGCGGGCAGCGAAGTCGTCGTCGGCACCTGCCCCGACCTCGGGGCGGCCCGCGCGATCGCGCCACCGTTGCGCCAGGTCGCCGGGCTGCTGGGGCGACGTACGGCCCGGGCACAGGCCCGGGCGGCACGCGACGCGGGTGCCCGGGTGGTCGACCTGGCGAACGAGACCGGTGCGGTGTTCCGCGCCGACCCGGGGACCTACTGTCACGACGGCTACCATCCATCGGCGGACGGCTACCGGATCTGGGCGCACGCTCTGCTGCCGGCGGTCCGGGGTGCCGCGACCTCGGCCTCCCACAGCTGA
- a CDS encoding Bax inhibitor-1/YccA family protein → MKTSNPVLARLGQAAERERAAGYAPAGPYGQPGYGQPYPGAGSAPAAPPTVAPMTIDDVVVKTVTLLGITGLSAVAAWILVPDALLGVAWIGAAIVGLVLGLIISFSRMANPALVVTYAVVEGVFVGMVSKFFQEIAGYQGIVLQAVVATFGVFFLMAALYKMKVIRATPKFTRGLIAAMVGVFAVMMINLVLSLFGVDTGLRSGGPIAIIFSLICIVVASLSFVLSFHEVEEGVRLGLPQRYSWVAAFGILVSLIWLYIEILRLLSFFQGDD, encoded by the coding sequence GTGAAGACATCCAACCCGGTCCTGGCCCGGCTCGGCCAGGCGGCCGAGCGGGAACGGGCGGCCGGGTACGCCCCCGCCGGCCCGTACGGGCAGCCCGGCTACGGGCAGCCGTACCCGGGCGCGGGCAGTGCGCCTGCCGCGCCGCCCACCGTGGCGCCGATGACCATCGACGACGTCGTCGTCAAGACCGTGACCCTGCTCGGTATCACCGGCCTGTCGGCGGTCGCCGCCTGGATCCTGGTGCCCGACGCACTGCTCGGGGTGGCCTGGATCGGCGCGGCGATCGTCGGTCTGGTGCTGGGCCTGATCATCTCGTTCTCCCGGATGGCGAACCCGGCCCTGGTGGTCACCTACGCCGTCGTCGAGGGCGTCTTCGTCGGGATGGTGAGCAAGTTCTTCCAGGAGATCGCCGGCTACCAGGGCATCGTCCTGCAGGCGGTGGTCGCCACCTTCGGTGTGTTCTTCCTGATGGCCGCGCTCTACAAGATGAAGGTGATCCGGGCCACCCCGAAGTTCACCCGTGGGTTGATCGCGGCGATGGTCGGCGTCTTCGCCGTCATGATGATCAACCTGGTGCTGTCGCTGTTCGGCGTCGACACCGGCCTGCGCAGCGGCGGCCCGATCGCGATCATCTTCAGCCTCATCTGCATCGTGGTCGCCTCGCTCAGCTTCGTGCTGAGCTTCCACGAGGTGGAGGAGGGCGTCCGGCTCGGCCTGCCGCAGCGGTACTCCTGGGTCGCCGCCTTCGGCATCCTGGTCAGCCTGATCTGGCTCTACATCGAGATCCTGCGGCTGCTCAGTTTCTTCCAGGGCGACGACTGA
- a CDS encoding NAD(P)/FAD-dependent oxidoreductase, with translation MNRQRILVVGAGHVGLYAALRLSRKMRRGEAEVIVVDPQPHMTYQPFLPEAAAGNISPRHSVVPLRRELRRCHVIAGAVTRIEHARKVASVQPIVGPPREIAYDHVIVAPGSVSRTLPIPGLREHGIGFKTIGEAIYLRNHVLERLDVAAATVDGEVRRTALTFVFVGGGYAGIEALAEMEDMARDALRYYPELKPADMRWVLVEATQRVLPEVDRDMGAYTVQQLVKRGMDIRLDTRLESCVDGLVRLSDGDSFRADTIVWTAGVKPSPMLDATDLPRDERRRVNCLATLQVAEDGRAIEGAWSAGDCAAVPDLTGPPGAYCSPSAQHAVRQARTMADNILAVIRGQQPVEYRHKHAGSVASLGLHKGVAQVYGIKMTGLPAWFMHRTYHMSRIPSLNRKVRVIVDWTLALFLKREVVALGQLHDPREDFLGATPPVTTAPEPANLR, from the coding sequence CCTGCGCCTGTCCCGGAAGATGCGACGGGGCGAGGCCGAGGTGATCGTGGTCGACCCGCAGCCCCACATGACCTACCAGCCGTTCCTGCCCGAGGCCGCGGCGGGCAACATCTCCCCGCGGCACTCGGTGGTGCCGCTGCGCCGTGAACTGCGCCGCTGCCACGTCATCGCCGGGGCGGTCACCCGCATCGAGCACGCCCGCAAGGTCGCCAGCGTGCAGCCGATCGTCGGCCCGCCCCGGGAGATCGCCTACGACCACGTGATCGTCGCCCCCGGTTCGGTGTCCCGGACGCTGCCCATCCCCGGTCTGCGTGAGCACGGCATCGGCTTCAAGACCATCGGTGAGGCCATCTACCTGCGCAACCACGTGCTGGAGCGGCTCGACGTGGCGGCGGCGACCGTCGACGGCGAGGTACGCCGTACCGCGTTGACGTTCGTCTTCGTCGGCGGCGGGTACGCCGGGATCGAGGCGCTCGCCGAGATGGAGGACATGGCCCGCGACGCGCTGCGGTACTACCCGGAGCTGAAGCCGGCCGACATGCGTTGGGTGCTGGTCGAGGCGACCCAGCGGGTGCTGCCCGAGGTCGACCGGGACATGGGCGCGTACACGGTGCAGCAGTTGGTCAAGCGCGGCATGGACATCCGGCTGGACACCCGGCTGGAATCCTGCGTCGACGGGCTGGTGCGGCTCTCCGACGGCGACAGCTTCCGCGCCGACACGATCGTCTGGACCGCCGGGGTCAAGCCGTCACCGATGCTCGACGCCACCGACCTGCCCCGTGACGAGCGGCGTCGGGTCAACTGCCTGGCCACCCTGCAGGTCGCCGAGGACGGGCGGGCGATCGAGGGAGCCTGGAGCGCCGGGGACTGCGCGGCGGTGCCGGACCTGACCGGGCCGCCCGGGGCGTACTGCTCGCCCAGCGCCCAGCACGCGGTCCGCCAGGCCCGGACCATGGCCGACAACATCCTGGCGGTGATCCGTGGCCAGCAGCCGGTGGAGTACCGGCACAAGCATGCCGGCAGTGTCGCCAGCCTCGGCCTGCACAAGGGCGTCGCCCAGGTGTACGGCATCAAGATGACCGGGCTGCCCGCCTGGTTCATGCACCGTACGTACCACATGAGCCGGATTCCGTCGCTCAACCGCAAGGTACGGGTCATCGTCGACTGGACGCTCGCGCTGTTCCTCAAGCGTGAGGTGGTGGCGCTCGGCCAGTTGCACGACCCGCGGGAGGACTTCCTCGGTGCGACACCGCCGGTCACCACCGCACCGGAGCCGGCCAACCTGCGGTAG